From the Lathyrus oleraceus cultivar Zhongwan6 chromosome 4, CAAS_Psat_ZW6_1.0, whole genome shotgun sequence genome, one window contains:
- the LOC127074322 gene encoding leucine-rich repeat receptor-like serine/threonine-protein kinase BAM1 — MRLLLSLLLFLTLHFLPISTTHISESQALLSFKSSSITTDPTNSLSSWNTKTTHCSWHGVQCGQHRHVISIDLSSLSLTGILSDDIANLPFLTNLSLADNKFSGPIPPSLSSLFSLRYLNLSNNVFNGTFPSELSTLVNLQVFDLYNNNMTGSLPLSVTHMSFLRHLHLGGNFFTGKIPPEYGVWSHLEYLAVSGNELSGPIPPEIGNLTSLRELYIGYYNTYDGGIPPEIGNLSEMVRLDAAYCGLTGEVPAELGKLQNLDTLFLQVNALSGSLTPELGNLKSLKSMDLSNNGFTGEVPVSFAELKNLTLLNLFRNKLHGAIPEFIGEMPALEVLQIWENNFTGSIPQSLGKNGKLTLVDVSSNKLTGSLPPFMCFGNKLQTLITLGNFLFGPIPDSLGKCKSLSRIRMGENFLNGSIPKGLFGLPQLTQVELQDNLLSGNFPQPVSMSPNLGQVTLSNNKLSGPLPPSIGNFTSVQKLLLDGNQFSGEIPSEIGKLQQLSKIDFSHNKFSGSIAPEISHCKLLTFVDLSRNELTGEIPNEVTSMRILNYLNLSKNHLVGTIPGSISSMQSLTSVDFSYNNLTGLVPGTGQFSYFNYTSFLGNPGLCGPYLGPCKDGVVNGSHQAHVKGPLSSTVKLLLVIGLLVCSTVFAVATFFIVRSLKKASEARAWKLTAFQRLDFTVDDVLDSLKEDNIIGKGGAGIVFKGSMPNGDLVAVKRLPAMSRGSSHDHGFNAEIQTLGRIRHRHIVRLLGFCSNHETNLLVYEYMPNGSLGEVLHGKKGGHLHWDTRYKIAVESAKGLCYLHHDCSPLIVHRDVKSNNILLDTSFEAHVADFGLAKFLQDSGTSECMSAIAGSYGYIAPEYAYTLKVDEKSDVYSFGVVLLELVAGRKPVGEFGDGVDIVQWVRKMTDSNKEGVLKVLDPRLPSVPIHEVMHVFYVAMLCVEEQAVERPTMREVVQMLTELPKPSQSSKHVEEDLTTLTITESSLSSSNSLEPPEKEPKDLLSI; from the exons ATGCGCCTCCTTCTATCATTACTCCTCTTCCTCACACTCCACTTCCTTCCCATTTCCACAACACACATCTCCGAATCACAAGCCTTACTCTCCTTCAAATCATCTTCCATCACAACCGACCCAACCAACTCCCTCTCCTCATGGAACACGAAAACTACACACTGTTCCTGGCACGGCGTTCAATGCGGCCAACACCGCCACGTTATCTCCATCGACCTCTCTTCACTCTCCCTCACCGGTATACTCTCCGACGACATTGCAAATCTACCTTTTCTCACTAACCTCTCTCTTGCTGATAACAAATTCTCCGGTCCTATTCCTCCTTCTCTCTCATCTCTCTTTTCTCTTCGCTATCTTAACCTCTCCAATAATGTCTTCAACGGTACTTTCCCGTCTGAACTCTCGACTCTTGTTAATCTTCAGGTTTTTGATCTTTACAACAATAACATGACCGGTTCACTTCCTCTTTCGGTTACTCATATGTCGTTTCTCCGTCATTTGCATCTCGGTGGAAACTTTTTCACCGGGAAAATTCCACCGGAGTATGGTGTTTGGTCTCATCTTGAGTATCTTGCTGTTTCCGGTAATGAGCTTTCCGGACCTATTCCGCCGGAGATCGGGAACCTTACTTCACTCCGTGAGCTTTACATTGGTTATTATAATACCTACGATGGTGGTATCCCGCCGGAGATTGGTAACTTATCGGAGATGGTGAGGCTTGACGCTGCTTACTGTGGTTTAACCGGTGAGGTTCCGGCGGAGTTGGGTAAGCTTCAGAATTTGGATACTCTGTTTCTTCAGGTGAATGCGCTTTCCGGGTCTCTTACGCCGGAGCTTGGGAACTTGAAGAGCTTGAAATCTATGGATTTGTCGAACAACGGTTTTACTGGTGAAGTTCCTGTGAGTTTTGCAGAGCTGAAGAATCTTACCCTTTTGAACTTGTTTAGAAACAAGCTTCATGGAGCGATACCGGAGTTTATCGGAGAGATGCCGGCGCTTGAAGTGTTGCAGATTTGGGAGAATAACTTCACCGGAAGCATTCCTCAGAGTTTGGGGAAAAACGGGAAGCTTACACTTGTTGATGTTTCTTCAAACAAGTTAACTGGTTCTCTTCCACCTTTTATGTGTTTTGGGAACAAGCTTCAAACTTTGATAACTTTAGGGAATTTCCTTTTTGGTCCCATTCCAGATTCACTTGGAAAGTGTAAATCTTTAAGCAGAATTCGAATGGGTGAGAATTTTCTCAATGGGTCAATTCCAAAAGGACTTTTTGGTCTTCCACAGCTCACACAAGTTGAGCTTCAAGATAATCTTTTATCTGGAAACTTTCCTCAACCTGTTTCAATGTCTCCAAATCTTGGTCAAGTTACTCTTTCCAACAACAAGCTTTCTGGGCCATTACCACCTTCCATTGGAAACTTCACCAGTGTTCAAAAGCTTCTCCTTGATGGAAACCAGTTTTCAGGTGAAATCCCTTCTGAGATTGGAAAGTTACAACAGCTTTCTAAGATAGATTTTAGTCACAACAAATTCTCTGGTTCCATTGCGCCTGAGATTAGTCACTGTAAGCTTTTAACTTTTGTTGATCTTAGTCGTAACGAGCTTACCGGTGAGATTCCTAATGAAGTCACTAGCATGAGGATATTGAATTACTTGAACCTTTCAAAGAATCACCTTGTTGGTACTATTCCAGGGTCAATTTCCTCAATGCAAAGCTTAACTTCTGTTGATTTTTCATACAATAATCTAACTGGTTTGGTTCCTGGTACTGGCCAATTTAGTTACTTTAACTACACTTCTTTCCTTGGTAACCCTGGACTTTGTGGACCTTATTTGGGTCCTTGCAAAGATGGTGTTGTTAATGGCTCTCACCAAGCTCATGTCAAAGGACCACTGTCTTCTACTGTGAAGCTTTTGCTTGTTATTGGGTTGCTTGTGTGTTCCACTGTATTTGCTGTTGCCACATTCTTCATAGTTCGATCTTTGAAAAAAGCTAGCGAAGCTCGTGCGTGGAAGTTAACTGCATTCCAACGTTTGGACTTTACTGTCGACGATGTTCTTGATTCTTTGAAAGAGGATAATATCATAGGAAAAGGAGGGGCCGGTATTGTTTTCAAAGGCTCGATGCCTAACGGTGATCTTGTTGCTGTGAAAAGGTTACCTGCTATGAGTAGAGGCTCTTCACATGATCACGGTTTTAATGCCGAGATTCAAACTTTAGGGAGAATTCGACACAGACACATTGTTAGATTATTGGGTTTCTGTTCAAACCATGAAACAAATCTCCTGGTTTATGAGTACATGCCTAATGGAAGTTTAGGTGAAGTTCTTCATGGTAAGAAAGGCGGTCATTTGCATTGGGATACAAGGTATAAAATCGCTGTGGAATCTGCCAAGGGTCTTTGTTATCTACATCATGATTGTTCGCCACTTATCGTTCACCGCGATGTGAAATCAAACAATATCTTACTCGATACAAGTTTTGAAGCCCATGTTGCTGATTTTGGACTTGCTAAGTTCTTGCAAGATTCTGGAACTTCTGAATGCATGTCTGCTATTGCTGGTTCTTATGGATACATAGCTCCAG AGTATGCATACACACTGAAAGTCGATGAGAAAAGCGACGTATACAGCTTCGGTGTCGTACTCTTAGAGCTTGTAGCAGGAAGAAAACCTGTTGGAGAATTTGGTGATGGAGTCGACATTGTACAATGGGTAAGAAAAATGACCGATTCAAACAAGGAAGGTGTTCTAAAAGTTCTTGATCCAAGACTTCCTTCGGTTCCAATTCACGAGGTGATGCATGTGTTCTACGTAGCCATGCTATGCGTCGAAGAACAAGCTGTTGAAAGACCAACAATGCGCGAAGTTGTTCAAATGCTCACCGAGCTTCCGAAACCATCACAAAGTTCAAAACATGTTGAAGAGGACTTAACAACATTAACAATCACTGAATCCTCTTTGTCATCATCAAACAGTTTAGAGCCTCCAGAAAAAGAACCTAAAGATCTTCTAAGTATATGA